The Devosia sp. MC521 genome has a segment encoding these proteins:
- a CDS encoding M23 family metallopeptidase, whose amino-acid sequence MSIRVPRRTHKVSVAMAGLMVAAVALSGCSSLGSRTFGDQTVTGSTAQPAPFFANQPMPPSLGAVQGAQNTAFLPPANVGGGGGGMLPPAPAQGGFWQNNAPTSPVMMGATSPVVQTQDLPALNSSPMGNSQAMLAQQNLAPMPAAPAAVAMGNPNASLPLNSNVPVQVSPAANTNGYTHTIASGESLHTIARRYDVTTQSLVHANGMSSPDKIIVGQKIIIPGRSDLNPAPGSEQITKVATISTVPTTPAAAAPQPVLAAAPVAQTAPVAAPIQQAALPQAEPVASGNDKFRWPVSGRIITDFAASRGTGINIDVPEGSAVKAAENGTVIYVGSGVEGYGNLILVRHPNGFVSAYAHLKGMNVDKGATVTRGDTIGTVGSTGSVSKPQLHFELRKGATPVDPVPLLAS is encoded by the coding sequence ATGAGTATTCGCGTTCCCCGGCGGACCCATAAAGTCTCTGTCGCTATGGCTGGGCTTATGGTTGCAGCAGTCGCATTGTCCGGCTGCTCTAGTCTTGGTAGCCGTACGTTTGGCGACCAGACCGTCACGGGCTCAACAGCCCAACCAGCCCCGTTCTTTGCAAATCAACCCATGCCGCCGAGCCTCGGTGCAGTTCAGGGTGCGCAGAACACTGCCTTCCTGCCTCCTGCGAATGTAGGTGGTGGTGGCGGCGGGATGCTGCCCCCTGCGCCAGCGCAGGGCGGTTTCTGGCAAAACAATGCCCCGACATCACCAGTTATGATGGGGGCAACGTCGCCAGTTGTCCAAACTCAAGATTTGCCTGCACTGAACTCGTCTCCAATGGGAAATTCGCAAGCCATGCTCGCTCAGCAGAATCTTGCCCCAATGCCGGCTGCGCCTGCGGCCGTTGCCATGGGCAATCCGAACGCTTCGCTTCCGCTTAACTCAAATGTTCCTGTGCAGGTTTCGCCTGCTGCGAACACGAACGGTTACACGCACACCATCGCAAGCGGTGAATCGTTGCACACAATTGCACGCCGCTACGATGTCACGACCCAGTCTCTCGTTCATGCCAATGGCATGAGCTCGCCAGACAAGATCATCGTGGGTCAGAAAATTATCATTCCTGGCCGTTCGGATCTGAACCCAGCTCCAGGTTCTGAGCAAATCACGAAGGTTGCGACGATTTCCACCGTTCCAACCACTCCGGCTGCTGCGGCACCACAACCTGTTTTGGCTGCGGCACCTGTTGCTCAAACTGCCCCTGTCGCCGCGCCGATCCAGCAGGCTGCACTGCCACAGGCCGAACCAGTCGCTTCGGGCAATGACAAGTTCCGTTGGCCGGTGTCTGGTCGGATCATCACCGATTTTGCCGCATCGCGTGGCACAGGTATCAATATCGACGTTCCAGAAGGCTCAGCCGTTAAGGCTGCCGAGAACGGCACCGTCATTTATGTCGGTTCGGGCGTTGAGGGTTACGGTAATCTGATCCTCGTTCGTCATCCGAACGGCTTCGTTTCGGCCTACGCCCATCTCAAGGGCATGAATGTCGACAAGGGCGCAACTGTTACCCGTGGTGACACCATCGGCACGGTCGGCTCCACAGGTTCTGTTTCCAAGCCGCAGCTGCACTTTGAGCTGCGTAAGGGCGCGACGCCGGTTGATCCGGTTCCGCTGCTCGCGAGCTAA
- a CDS encoding DUF1127 domain-containing protein: MDIRKTFKKWAAYQQTVRELASLDNRQLNDLGISRTDITRVARDHANTL, translated from the coding sequence ATGGACATCCGTAAGACCTTTAAGAAGTGGGCCGCTTATCAGCAGACCGTTCGTGAACTCGCTTCGCTCGACAACCGTCAGCTCAACGACCTTGGCATTTCGCGTACCGATATCACTCGCGTAGCTCGCGATCATGCAAACACGCTCTAA
- a CDS encoding MTH938/NDUFAF3 family protein: MTSSSPTGFYPQRVGIDAYGNGGFRFADMSHKGSLLCLPSGMYAWEIAEAQELTLESLQPVLDHADEIEVLLIGLGEKVAAIDLAIRTALRARGIIVEATQTGGAVRTYNVLLAEDRQVAGAFIAVENAR; encoded by the coding sequence ATGACCAGCTCATCGCCCACAGGTTTCTATCCCCAACGCGTTGGCATTGATGCCTATGGCAATGGTGGATTTCGCTTTGCCGATATGTCCCACAAAGGCTCGCTGCTGTGTTTGCCCAGTGGCATGTACGCATGGGAGATCGCTGAGGCGCAGGAGTTGACGTTAGAGTCTTTGCAGCCGGTCCTTGACCACGCCGACGAGATTGAGGTTCTTCTCATCGGACTGGGTGAAAAGGTTGCCGCCATTGACCTTGCCATTCGGACTGCATTACGGGCGCGTGGCATTATCGTAGAAGCGACGCAGACTGGTGGGGCAGTGCGGACCTATAATGTGTTGCTCGCCGAAGACCGTCAGGTTGCAGGCGCTTTCATTGCTGTCGAGAACGCCCGATGA
- the secD gene encoding protein translocase subunit SecD translates to MNHSPFRVFIILFVAIAGILMAAPNFLPKNVQDALPDWLPKPGLVLGLDLQGGSHLLLEVDRKGIVDQRLSDVRRDARNVLANQNGIGNLITTDADRNAIFIELTDPTQKAQAETAIRGLQNTLSNALIGGVGVDEMAFGETPDGRLSITLTPDGITQRMSSLVAQSMEVIRSRIDEIGTTEPTIQRQGDTRVMVQVPGFGDSTRLKNLISQTARLTFHMVYPGLSADQAEVQGLPAGTMILPSQDGGRELLYEDVALGGESLVDAQPSYDQQRGIPVVSFKFDTRGAISFGEITSKAVGQRFAIVLDNQVITAPVIQQPITGGQGQISGTFTTATANDLAVLLRAGALPASLNVIEERTVDASLGADSIQAGFTAGLVAAVLVLAFMVIAYGIWGVFANVSLILNIILIFAALSTLGATLTLPGIAGIVLTIGMAVDANVLIYERMREEQRAGKTPIQAINAGFSRAWGTIIDSHLTQLVAAVVLYFMGSGPIQGFAVTLGLGIITSLFTSYTVTSYQVGLWFKLRRPKTLKIQHFRFIPDGTTIPFMKISKYVIAFSIIMTGVSIGSAVFKGFNLGIDFVGGTAIEIQHVGGPADVGRVRELTSDLGLGEIQVQGFGTPQDVLVRVQAQEGGQSADQIAVAKVTEVLAAENYEVRRTEAVSGTVSGELAWTGTIAVIIALACILIYIWFRFEWQFAMAAVTTTSHDLIMTIGLFSLTGLEFNLSSIAAVLTLVGLSLNETVVVSDRIRENLTKYRKMPLPELIDLSINQTIVRTSLTQFTLLLALIPLVLFGGESLRSFVIAMTFGSIVGMYSSVIVNGPILINFGLKQKTDEQLAAEDAEKKRNADGAAV, encoded by the coding sequence ATGAATCACTCGCCGTTCCGCGTATTCATTATCCTGTTCGTGGCAATCGCTGGCATTCTCATGGCAGCTCCAAACTTCTTGCCCAAGAATGTGCAGGATGCTTTGCCCGACTGGCTCCCAAAACCCGGTCTTGTCCTTGGTTTGGACTTGCAAGGTGGTTCGCACCTTCTGCTTGAGGTCGACCGAAAAGGGATCGTGGATCAGCGCTTGAGTGATGTTCGCCGCGATGCGCGTAACGTCCTCGCGAACCAGAATGGTATCGGCAACCTCATCACAACGGATGCTGATCGCAATGCGATCTTCATCGAATTGACCGATCCGACCCAGAAGGCGCAGGCCGAAACCGCAATTCGCGGGCTTCAGAATACGCTAAGCAACGCTCTCATTGGTGGTGTTGGTGTTGATGAAATGGCCTTTGGCGAAACGCCAGACGGTCGCTTGTCGATTACTCTGACCCCAGATGGCATCACCCAGCGCATGAGCTCGCTGGTTGCTCAGTCCATGGAAGTTATCCGCAGCCGTATCGACGAAATCGGTACCACGGAACCCACCATTCAGCGCCAGGGTGATACCCGCGTTATGGTGCAGGTGCCTGGCTTCGGCGACTCGACCCGCCTCAAGAACCTCATTTCACAAACCGCGCGCTTGACCTTCCACATGGTCTATCCGGGCCTGTCTGCCGATCAGGCCGAAGTGCAGGGCTTGCCTGCTGGCACCATGATCCTGCCAAGCCAGGACGGTGGTCGTGAGCTGCTTTATGAAGACGTCGCTCTGGGCGGTGAATCGCTCGTTGATGCGCAGCCGTCTTATGACCAGCAGCGCGGCATTCCTGTTGTTTCGTTCAAGTTCGACACCCGCGGCGCGATTTCGTTCGGCGAAATCACCAGCAAGGCAGTCGGTCAGCGCTTCGCTATTGTTCTCGACAATCAGGTCATCACGGCTCCGGTTATCCAGCAGCCGATCACCGGTGGTCAGGGCCAGATCTCGGGCACCTTCACCACTGCAACTGCTAACGATCTCGCAGTTCTGCTGCGCGCGGGCGCTTTGCCTGCAAGCTTGAACGTCATCGAAGAACGTACTGTTGACGCGAGCCTTGGTGCTGACTCAATTCAGGCTGGCTTCACCGCTGGTTTGGTCGCGGCAGTGCTTGTTCTCGCCTTTATGGTCATCGCCTACGGCATCTGGGGCGTGTTTGCGAACGTCTCCCTGATCCTCAACATCATTCTGATCTTTGCCGCGCTCTCGACCCTCGGCGCTACGCTGACGCTGCCCGGTATTGCCGGTATCGTCCTGACCATCGGCATGGCCGTCGACGCGAACGTTCTGATCTATGAACGCATGCGTGAAGAACAGCGTGCCGGTAAGACACCAATTCAGGCGATCAACGCGGGTTTCTCGCGCGCTTGGGGTACGATTATCGACTCGCACCTGACCCAGCTCGTTGCGGCTGTGGTGCTTTACTTCATGGGTTCCGGTCCGATCCAAGGCTTTGCGGTCACGCTTGGTCTCGGCATTATTACTTCGCTCTTCACCTCCTACACCGTGACCTCCTATCAGGTTGGTCTGTGGTTCAAGCTGCGTCGCCCTAAGACGCTCAAGATCCAGCACTTCCGCTTCATTCCGGACGGCACGACCATTCCGTTCATGAAGATATCGAAGTATGTGATTGCCTTCTCGATCATCATGACCGGTGTTTCCATCGGCTCGGCTGTGTTCAAGGGCTTCAACCTCGGCATCGACTTTGTTGGTGGTACTGCGATTGAAATCCAGCACGTCGGAGGCCCAGCAGACGTGGGTCGCGTGCGTGAGTTGACCAGTGACTTGGGACTTGGCGAAATCCAGGTTCAGGGCTTTGGTACGCCGCAGGACGTTCTCGTTCGTGTGCAGGCGCAAGAAGGCGGCCAGTCCGCTGACCAGATCGCTGTTGCCAAGGTCACCGAAGTTCTGGCTGCTGAGAACTATGAGGTACGACGTACTGAGGCAGTGAGTGGTACGGTTTCAGGCGAATTGGCTTGGACCGGAACTATCGCGGTCATCATCGCGCTCGCCTGTATCTTGATCTACATCTGGTTCCGCTTCGAATGGCAATTCGCTATGGCGGCGGTGACCACCACCAGCCACGACTTGATCATGACGATCGGGCTCTTCTCGCTGACCGGATTGGAGTTCAATTTGAGCTCTATCGCGGCGGTGCTGACGCTAGTCGGTCTGTCGCTGAACGAAACTGTGGTGGTCTCGGATCGTATTCGTGAAAACCTCACGAAATACCGCAAGATGCCTCTGCCAGAGCTGATCGACCTGTCGATCAACCAGACCATCGTGCGTACCTCGCTCACCCAGTTCACACTTCTGCTGGCGCTGATTCCGCTGGTTCTCTTTGGCGGTGAATCGCTCCGCAGCTTTGTTATCGCGATGACATTCGGCTCTATCGTCGGCATGTACTCGTCGGTCATCGTTAACGGTCCAATTCTCATCAACTTCGGCTTGAAGCAGAAAACTGATGAGCAGCTGGCCGCAGAAGACGCTGAGAAGAAGCGCAATGCTGATGGTGCTGCCGTTTAA
- a CDS encoding ATP-binding protein, translated as MTEDYLSRIAAALEAIAQKLPNSDNITPNPALGPENAYHWQGEIGTLLAVPKVSRVPLEMLRGIDTVRDILLRNTEQFARGHGANNALLWGARGMGKSSLVKSIHADIESRSGFDRLILIEIAREDLETLPQLMRLIANEPARFIVFCDDLSFDKGETSYKSLKTILDGGLEGRPENVLFYATSNRRHLMPRDMIENERSSAINPNEAVEEKVSLSDRFGLWLGFHNSDQDNYLAMVSGYADYYGLSIGTEALRARAIEWAATRGARSGRVAIQLVRTLAGEEGKAV; from the coding sequence ATGACAGAAGATTATCTGAGCAGAATTGCGGCGGCACTTGAGGCCATTGCTCAGAAACTACCAAATAGCGACAACATCACGCCGAACCCGGCGTTGGGCCCTGAAAACGCTTACCATTGGCAGGGCGAGATAGGCACTCTACTCGCTGTTCCAAAGGTCAGCCGAGTGCCCCTCGAGATGCTACGAGGCATCGACACAGTCCGTGACATTCTGCTGCGCAATACCGAGCAATTCGCGCGTGGACACGGTGCAAACAATGCCCTGCTGTGGGGCGCGCGTGGCATGGGCAAGAGCTCTTTGGTGAAGTCGATTCACGCAGACATCGAATCTCGGAGTGGTTTCGATCGATTGATCCTGATCGAGATCGCGCGAGAAGACCTAGAGACCCTCCCCCAACTCATGCGCCTTATCGCTAATGAACCCGCTCGCTTCATCGTCTTCTGCGACGACCTGAGTTTCGACAAGGGCGAGACCAGCTACAAATCGCTCAAGACCATTCTTGATGGCGGTCTTGAAGGGCGGCCAGAAAACGTCCTCTTCTACGCGACCTCAAATCGACGCCATCTCATGCCGCGCGACATGATCGAAAATGAACGATCGAGCGCGATCAATCCAAACGAAGCAGTCGAAGAAAAAGTCTCTCTGTCGGATCGTTTCGGTTTGTGGCTCGGGTTCCACAATTCTGACCAGGACAATTATCTCGCCATGGTTTCCGGCTATGCCGACTACTATGGGCTCAGCATCGGGACGGAAGCCTTGCGTGCACGCGCCATTGAATGGGCCGCAACACGTGGCGCTCGCTCGGGCCGCGTGGCGATCCAGCTCGTTCGCACTTTAGCAGGTGAAGAAGGCAAGGCAGTTTAA
- the serS gene encoding serine--tRNA ligase: protein MFDIKWVRDNPDAFNQAMESRGSSQRADTLIEIDDRRRAIIVRLNEAQEKRNALSKQIGQAKAQKDEAKAQELMAEVASLKEFIPSGEADERAVEKELRDALSTIPNAPLADVPFGKDESDNVEYFGLNGNAETAATVRPVKPSFTFAPKEHFEIGVSEKNMDFEVAAKLAGSRFVVLKGQIARLERALGQFMLDLHSTEHGYLEVQTPVLVRDDALFGTGQLPKFEEDLFFTPHGESRLALIPTAEVPMTNFVRESILAEDELPMRFTALTPCFRSEAGSAGRDTRGMLRQHQFNKVELVAITTAEEAENEHERMLAAAEAVLTKLGLHYRVMKLCTGDMGFGARRTYDLEVWLPGQNTYREISSVSVCGDFQARRMEARYRPSGEKQALRYVHTLNGSGTAVGRCLIAVLENYQQEDGSVVIPEVLRPYMGGLTKIGG, encoded by the coding sequence ATGTTCGATATCAAATGGGTCCGAGACAATCCTGATGCCTTCAACCAGGCCATGGAAAGCCGCGGGTCCTCTCAGCGGGCTGATACCCTGATTGAGATCGACGATCGCCGCCGCGCGATCATTGTGCGTCTCAACGAAGCGCAAGAAAAGCGCAACGCGCTGTCCAAGCAGATCGGCCAGGCCAAGGCCCAGAAGGACGAAGCCAAGGCCCAAGAGCTGATGGCAGAGGTCGCCTCGCTCAAAGAATTCATCCCTTCGGGGGAAGCAGACGAACGCGCCGTCGAGAAAGAACTCCGTGACGCGCTCTCGACCATTCCAAACGCTCCGCTAGCGGATGTGCCGTTCGGCAAGGATGAGAGTGATAACGTCGAGTACTTTGGCCTCAACGGCAATGCTGAGACAGCTGCCACTGTGCGTCCCGTAAAGCCTAGCTTTACGTTTGCACCCAAAGAACACTTTGAAATTGGTGTTTCTGAAAAGAACATGGATTTTGAAGTTGCGGCCAAGCTCGCCGGTAGTCGCTTCGTTGTCCTGAAGGGCCAGATTGCGCGCCTTGAGCGAGCGCTTGGCCAGTTCATGCTTGACCTCCATTCGACCGAACACGGCTATCTCGAAGTGCAGACACCTGTCCTCGTTCGCGACGACGCGTTGTTCGGTACAGGACAGCTGCCGAAGTTCGAAGAAGATCTGTTCTTCACCCCGCATGGTGAGAGCCGTCTGGCGCTCATTCCGACGGCAGAAGTTCCGATGACCAATTTCGTGCGTGAATCTATTCTCGCCGAAGACGAATTACCGATGCGCTTCACGGCGTTGACGCCGTGCTTCCGTTCCGAAGCCGGTTCGGCAGGGCGCGATACCCGTGGCATGCTGCGTCAGCATCAGTTCAACAAGGTTGAACTGGTCGCGATCACGACCGCGGAAGAAGCCGAAAACGAACACGAGCGCATGCTCGCGGCCGCTGAAGCTGTTTTGACCAAGCTTGGTCTGCACTATCGCGTCATGAAACTGTGCACCGGCGATATGGGCTTTGGTGCGCGTCGCACCTATGACCTTGAAGTCTGGCTTCCCGGTCAGAACACCTACCGCGAAATCTCGTCGGTATCGGTCTGCGGTGATTTTCAGGCACGCCGTATGGAAGCGCGTTACCGCCCGTCCGGCGAGAAGCAGGCACTGCGTTACGTGCATACGCTCAATGGTTCCGGCACCGCCGTTGGCCGTTGCTTGATTGCTGTGTTGGAAAACTATCAGCAGGAAGACGGCTCGGTGGTTATCCCTGAAGTGCTGCGTCCCTATATGGGCGGCCTCACCAAAATCGGAGGCTAA
- the surE gene encoding 5'/3'-nucleotidase SurE — protein sequence MSLRILLTNDDGIDAPGLAVLADIARSISDDVWIVAPDGNQSGVGHRFSFGRELSFDRKDDKTFAVVGGSPADCVVAAMTHLLGDKPADLVLSGVNAGQNLGDIVNCSGTAAGAREGVLQGAIGIALSQALDYELTLEPNWENARAFGVRTVEAILRSHAGHDVFYNVNFPYCPPEAVTGIRAAAQQRFSRSPIRYYPSDNEGKFFMAIPSTPTPLDPKADFEVMRRQSAITVTPVALQQTHQDALASLASLSL from the coding sequence ATGTCCCTGCGCATCTTGCTCACCAATGATGATGGTATTGATGCGCCGGGTCTTGCCGTACTCGCTGATATTGCACGCTCTATCTCCGATGACGTTTGGATTGTGGCTCCTGACGGAAATCAATCGGGGGTAGGGCACCGCTTCTCCTTCGGGCGCGAACTCAGCTTTGACCGCAAGGACGACAAAACCTTTGCTGTGGTGGGTGGCTCACCTGCCGATTGTGTCGTTGCCGCGATGACCCATCTGCTGGGTGACAAGCCGGCTGACCTGGTCTTGTCCGGCGTCAATGCCGGGCAGAACCTTGGCGATATCGTCAACTGTTCAGGCACGGCCGCTGGCGCCCGTGAAGGCGTTCTGCAAGGCGCTATCGGTATCGCGCTCAGCCAAGCGCTTGATTATGAGCTGACGCTGGAGCCAAACTGGGAAAATGCTCGGGCTTTTGGTGTGAGAACCGTTGAAGCCATTCTGCGAAGCCATGCGGGCCATGACGTCTTTTACAACGTCAATTTCCCATATTGCCCGCCGGAGGCTGTGACTGGGATACGCGCGGCAGCTCAGCAGCGTTTCTCCCGATCGCCAATTCGCTACTATCCCAGCGACAATGAGGGCAAATTCTTTATGGCGATTCCCTCAACGCCCACTCCACTTGATCCGAAAGCGGACTTTGAGGTGATGCGCCGCCAGAGCGCCATCACCGTTACTCCGGTTGCGCTGCAACAAACCCATCAGGATGCTCTAGCGAGCCTTGCCAGCTTGTCACTGTAA
- a CDS encoding YiiD C-terminal domain-containing protein: MTPEALTQYLHTTIPLSRAMEVSAVRASASNLVLKAPLLPNINMHGTLFGGSGSTLCLLAAWSAVHLRLERYQFEAELVIHTSQMEYIAPAREAISAHSAIDDGPWVRTATMLSKRGRGRITVSAQLFSGDALAARFVGEFVATTYERLRNDQ, translated from the coding sequence ATGACGCCCGAGGCGCTGACGCAATATCTGCACACCACGATCCCGCTGTCGCGGGCCATGGAGGTGAGTGCAGTGCGTGCCAGCGCTTCAAATCTCGTTTTAAAGGCCCCGCTGCTGCCCAATATCAATATGCATGGCACATTGTTTGGCGGCAGCGGATCGACCCTCTGTCTCCTCGCCGCATGGAGCGCTGTGCATTTGCGCTTAGAGCGCTATCAGTTTGAGGCAGAGCTCGTCATCCATACATCGCAAATGGAGTACATCGCGCCTGCGCGTGAAGCCATATCGGCGCATAGCGCCATCGACGATGGCCCGTGGGTGCGCACCGCTACGATGCTCTCCAAGCGTGGCCGCGGCCGGATAACAGTCAGTGCGCAGCTGTTCAGCGGTGACGCGCTCGCGGCCCGCTTTGTTGGAGAATTCGTCGCGACGACTTACGAGCGGTTGCGCAACGACCAATAG
- a CDS encoding phytoene/squalene synthase family protein, with translation MTATSFDHAADLLRTADPDRYLSTLVLPAKARPYIAALYAFNADVAGIRDRVSGPAPGEVRLQWWSDALAGEGHGEVRQNPVADALLQTIEKFNLPTGTFLRLIGARRFDLYDDPMPDVRTFEGYAGETASTLLQLSAMVLNEGNSVETGDAAGHLGVAQALIGHMRALGYVSAQGRIMLPWSLLQANGVQETELFRGQNSEGLHAALSQLGEIASEHLVKARDAIALLPASLRPAFAIVTLLEKQLAQVIENTNAFAVASDSAAWQKIAKLTYWSLRNRS, from the coding sequence ATGACTGCCACGTCCTTCGATCACGCGGCAGACCTGCTCCGCACAGCCGACCCCGATCGCTACCTCTCCACACTCGTCCTGCCCGCAAAGGCTCGTCCCTATATCGCTGCGCTTTATGCGTTCAATGCCGATGTCGCGGGCATACGGGATCGCGTCTCTGGCCCGGCGCCGGGCGAAGTGCGGCTCCAATGGTGGAGCGACGCTCTCGCGGGCGAAGGGCATGGTGAAGTTCGGCAAAATCCCGTCGCCGATGCGCTTCTGCAGACAATTGAAAAGTTCAACCTTCCAACGGGCACCTTCCTCCGTCTGATTGGCGCGCGTCGGTTCGATCTTTACGACGATCCTATGCCGGATGTCAGGACTTTTGAGGGCTATGCCGGGGAGACCGCATCAACGCTGCTCCAGCTCTCGGCAATGGTGCTCAATGAGGGCAACTCGGTCGAGACAGGGGACGCAGCTGGGCATTTGGGCGTCGCACAAGCTCTGATCGGTCACATGAGGGCTCTCGGATACGTTTCCGCACAAGGCCGGATCATGCTGCCTTGGAGCCTTTTGCAGGCCAATGGCGTACAAGAGACTGAGCTCTTCCGTGGGCAAAACTCTGAAGGCCTCCACGCTGCGCTCAGCCAGCTTGGCGAGATCGCGTCAGAACATTTGGTCAAGGCACGAGACGCTATTGCGCTTCTGCCCGCGTCGCTTCGCCCTGCGTTCGCAATCGTGACTCTCCTCGAGAAGCAATTGGCGCAAGTGATTGAAAATACAAATGCCTTTGCAGTGGCCAGTGATAGCGCAGCGTGGCAGAAGATCGCCAAACTGACCTATTGGTCGTTGCGCAACCGCTCGTAA
- the trmFO gene encoding methylenetetrahydrofolate--tRNA-(uracil(54)-C(5))-methyltransferase (FADH(2)-oxidizing) TrmFO, whose product MSNKTIHIIGGGLAGSEAAWQAAEAGVTVILHEMRGVKETDAHSTDSFAELVCSNSFRSDDHEQNAVGLLHEEMRRCNSLIMRAADLHKLPAGGALAVDRHAFSAEVTRAIENHPNITIAREEVAGWPDPSWEHVIIATGPLTSPAMAEAILEKTGEDALAFFDAIAPIVHYDSINHDIAWKQSRYDKAGPGGTGADYLNLPMDKDQYFAFVEALKTAPLHEFKDWEKVPYFDGCLPIEVMAERGVETLRHGPMKPVGLTNPRNPTVKPYAIVQLRQDNALGSLWNMVGFQTKMRYGIQAEIFRMIPGLENAQFARLGGLHRNTFINSPKVLQGDLKLKNDPRIRFAGQVTGVEGYVESAACGLITGRLTAAEALGGTMGLPPATTALGALIGHITGGHLEAESYSGARSFQPMNVNFGLFPEVTITKPEGVTRWRGPDKTIAKRRAITSRALEDLKSWA is encoded by the coding sequence ATGTCAAACAAAACCATCCACATCATCGGCGGGGGCCTTGCTGGTTCTGAAGCTGCCTGGCAGGCAGCTGAAGCTGGCGTAACCGTCATTCTCCACGAAATGCGTGGCGTCAAAGAAACCGACGCTCACAGCACAGATAGCTTCGCCGAGCTCGTGTGCTCGAACAGCTTCCGCTCGGACGATCATGAGCAGAACGCTGTTGGCCTGCTGCATGAAGAGATGCGCCGCTGCAACTCGCTGATCATGCGCGCTGCGGACCTGCACAAGCTCCCGGCAGGCGGCGCTCTCGCCGTTGACCGCCACGCCTTCTCCGCGGAAGTCACCCGGGCGATCGAAAACCATCCGAACATCACCATCGCGCGCGAAGAAGTCGCCGGCTGGCCGGACCCGAGCTGGGAGCACGTCATTATTGCGACGGGGCCCCTCACCTCGCCCGCGATGGCAGAAGCCATCCTCGAGAAGACGGGCGAAGACGCCCTCGCGTTTTTTGACGCGATCGCCCCGATCGTGCACTACGACAGCATCAATCACGACATCGCGTGGAAGCAGTCGCGTTACGACAAGGCCGGCCCAGGCGGAACTGGTGCTGATTACCTGAACCTGCCGATGGATAAGGATCAGTATTTTGCCTTCGTGGAAGCGCTGAAGACAGCGCCGCTGCACGAATTCAAGGATTGGGAAAAGGTCCCCTATTTCGACGGCTGCCTGCCGATTGAAGTGATGGCAGAACGTGGCGTTGAAACCCTGCGCCATGGTCCAATGAAGCCTGTTGGCCTGACCAACCCGCGCAACCCAACCGTTAAGCCATATGCCATCGTCCAGTTGCGTCAGGACAATGCGCTGGGCTCGCTGTGGAACATGGTCGGCTTCCAGACCAAGATGCGTTATGGCATTCAGGCGGAAATCTTCCGCATGATCCCAGGCCTCGAGAACGCACAGTTCGCACGCCTGGGCGGTCTGCACCGCAACACCTTCATCAACTCCCCGAAGGTTCTGCAAGGCGATCTCAAGCTCAAGAACGATCCGCGCATTCGTTTCGCTGGTCAGGTCACCGGCGTTGAAGGTTATGTGGAAAGCGCCGCTTGCGGCCTGATCACTGGACGTCTCACCGCTGCCGAAGCTCTTGGTGGCACGATGGGCCTACCGCCAGCCACGACAGCTCTCGGCGCTCTTATTGGCCACATCACCGGGGGCCACCTTGAAGCAGAAAGCTATTCAGGCGCTCGGAGCTTCCAGCCGATGAACGTCAATTTTGGTCTGTTTCCTGAAGTCACCATCACCAAGCCAGAGGGCGTGACCCGCTGGCGCGGTCCAGACAAAACCATCGCCAAGCGTCGCGCGATCACCAGCCGCGCGCTTGAAGACCTCAAGTCCTGGGCATGA
- the yajC gene encoding preprotein translocase subunit YajC produces MFVTPAFAQDGGVAPGGMADILIQLMPIALLVVIFWLLIFRPQQKRLKAQQAMLSAIRRGDTVVTTGGLVGKVSKAVDGEDLEVEIAQGVKVKVVRGMIADVRSKSEPVNDNKPA; encoded by the coding sequence ATGTTTGTAACCCCTGCCTTTGCACAGGACGGCGGCGTGGCACCAGGAGGCATGGCTGACATTCTCATCCAGCTTATGCCGATTGCTCTGCTCGTTGTAATCTTCTGGTTGCTGATCTTCCGTCCGCAGCAGAAGCGCCTGAAGGCACAGCAGGCCATGCTTTCTGCGATCCGTCGTGGCGACACCGTTGTGACCACTGGTGGTCTGGTCGGTAAGGTTTCCAAGGCTGTCGACGGTGAAGACCTTGAAGTCGAAATCGCGCAGGGCGTGAAGGTCAAGGTTGTTCGTGGCATGATCGCAGACGTTCGTTCGAAGTCTGAACCGGTCAACGACAACAAGCCGGCTTAA